The window ATTTTAATAAAACATTTGCTTTGCTGGCGTTTGCTGTAGTTCTATTGCTGGGCTTCAGTCAATCGATCTTCCAGTATCCGTTTTTCCTGAGCCTCATGTTCATTCATTACATGTATGCGAAATGGATACCCAGGGAGGAATTGCCAACGTTGAGCAGCACCACAGGTACGTGAATCGGTGCAACATAAGATATTGATCAGTATATGAAGTACTATATAATTACGCCTGCCAAGAATGAGGAGCAGTATATCCGGCTGACCCTGGAATCGATGGTGAAGCAGACGGTGAAACCCGAAAAGTGGATCATTGTGAACGACGGGTCCACGGATCGTACCCTGGAGATTGCTGAAGAATATGCTGCCAAACATCCCTGGATTCAGATTATCAGTCTGGATAACAAAGGTGAACAACGCTCCTATGGCTCCAAAGTCATCAGGGCTTTCAACGCAGGATACAGACTGATCACCGATAACGACTACGGTTTTATCGTGAAGCTGGATGCAGACCTGTCATTTCCGGAAACCTACTTTCAGCAAATAGGTGAGGCGTTTGATGCAGACCCCAAACTGGGCCTTTGCGGAGGGTATGTGCTGGAACGTCCGGATGAGTATGAAATCAAGAAAACGCGCTTTCCGAGGGTGGAGGGCGCACTTAAATCCGTACGAAAAGCGTGTTTTGATGATATCGGGGGCTTTGTGGAAGAGAATGGTTGGGATGGCCTTGATATATTGATGGCATTGCATAAAGGCTGGGAGATGCGCAACATCGATGTGAAGGTCACACACCATCGCCCGGAAACCTCCGCCTATCGGTCCACG is drawn from Flavobacteriales bacterium and contains these coding sequences:
- a CDS encoding glycosyltransferase family 2 protein yields the protein MKYYIITPAKNEEQYIRLTLESMVKQTVKPEKWIIVNDGSTDRTLEIAEEYAAKHPWIQIISLDNKGEQRSYGSKVIRAFNAGYRLITDNDYGFIVKLDADLSFPETYFQQIGEAFDADPKLGLCGGYVLERPDEYEIKKTRFPRVEGALKSVRKACFDDIGGFVEENGWDGLDILMALHKGWEMRNIDVKVTHHRPETSAYRST